From Daucus carota subsp. sativus chromosome 6, DH1 v3.0, whole genome shotgun sequence:
GAGAAGACTTCCATTGCAAGAACAAATGACAGAGGGTCGCCTTGTCTGATGCCCGAAGCTCCTCTAAAATATCCTTCTACCGCACCATTCACTTCAACTGAAATCATGGCAGATGTGACACATTTTTACCCTGCTGAGAGGATTCGAAACTGAGTTAGAGCTGTCTCTGTATGCTCAGTGATTGATGGGGAAGTGAGTCGTGAAACTGAGTTGGAGTTGCCTCTGTTTAACTCGCTCGGGTCAGGTTTGATCTTGATTAGTCCATTCATTAAGTtatgttgagttatcgtaatcaCGGGACTTTGGACATAGAGGGCTTGCAATCAGGAAAATGAAAGGATCAGCTTCATCAATGGCTCCACCATGCCAACAAACACTCAGATTTGccataattttacattaaatattacaaaatataaattgtgTAAATACAATAATCTACTTTACACAACCCTCAAAGTCCCACACACCAGATCAATGCAAACCAaacatatatattcatttatctcAAACTAGGATACATAAAAGTAAGGTGTATGCGGAATTCAGCCTTACTCATAAGAGAAACAGAGGCAGTTTCCAGGGAAGTAGGTTGTTTACCAACTCTCCCACAACTATAACAGCAAAAAGGTAACTTTGAACTTCAAGAAATCACAAAAAACTCGTTCTTGAAGGGATCAATATGGACACTCAAAGCAAGCGAAACAAAATCCAACACCCAAACCAAATTATATACTAACTAATACAAAGCCGCTAAAACTCAATCTCCCTAGGGGGAAAAATCAAAATCGGAATACCAAACACAAAATCATCTTCTTTTTCTCCTCATATGTTATTCTTCATCAGAACTGCTTGAACTGGAACCTGAACTGGAGCTGGAACTAGAGCTTGATTTATGAGACTTAGTCTTTTTATGCTCGACAGTGGATTCCTTCAAATCTTTTGTCGTTTCAGCTTCTTGGAATAGCTTCTCTGCAGTCTCTGAGCTAGTTTCTACCACACCAGATACTTCCCTCCTGGATTCAAGAGAATTACTGGAATGCAATTCATCTACCATTAGGTCCGCTGTCTCTATTTCAGAATCTGCAATTGGCAGCTTCTCTGCATTAGCTGGAGATACATGCACTGTTGCTGCATCAAAGTCATCATTAGATCTTGCTTCATCAACATGCACACCGAATACAGTTTCAACTGGATCGTGGGATTCAGCAGAGTCTAGATCATCACCATCTGAGCCACGAGGAATCAGTCTGTCAACGGATTCTCCAAGCTGCTGTGCTACAGCTGATTGACTGTCTTGAACTAGTTTGGATTTAGTAACTGTTATATCAGATTCGCTCTCATGAGGAACCAAACCTTCATGCAGCATCTCAAGTCGAGAATATTCACCCACAGTTTCCTCCAGAGACAGCTTAGCATTGAGCAAACTAAGAGCATATTGTTTCTCATTATCAGTTCCAATAACCTGATCTATGTCTGATTCGATATTATTGAAAGAACGTGGTTCAAGAACTGGCATCACAAGTTCAGTCTCTGCATTCAGTGAATCTTGCTGTAGTTCGAGAGATGATTTTACATCATTGATTAAATTGGATTCAGGCAATGTTGGGTTGAATTTGCTCTCAGGCAGAACTGAACCTTCATTTATCATCTCATGTTGAGAATACCCATCCAAACTTTTACATGGAGACAGTTCTGTATGCACCAGATCCAAAGCATATTGTTCCTCACTTCCTTTTGCATCAACCTGAGCTGAGGCTGATCGAATACCATCAAGAGAAAGTGTTTCATAAACCGGCATCCCAACTTCAGACTTAACATGCAATGGATCTTGGGGAAGCATGTCAGATTCCCCAGAACCAACATACAATTTTTCTGACATAGCTTCAGCTGTTTTATAACTGTATTCACTATCATGGATCTCTTGCACCTCAAAACTCTGAATGCCAGTATCTATCTCTCCCTCATTTGGGTTTTGCAATATATTTGAATTGGCAAGTTCTGAGGCAGTTTCTGCTGGAAGTGGTTTATCTTTGGTTTTCTCTAAATTTGATAGATCCACAGCATGTTCCTCACATACATTTGCATCAAGCTGACCCAAGACAGATTGTATATCATCAATAGAACGTGCTTCAAGAACCGGCATCCCGACTTCAGATTCCCCGAGTCCAACATACATTTTCTCTGACACAGGTTCAGCTGCTTCATAACTACATTCATTATCATGGATTTCTTGCATCCCAACACCCCAAATGCCAGAATTTGTCTCCCCTGCATTTGGGTTTTGCATTATATTTGCATCGGCAAGTTCTGTGGCAGTTTCCTCTGGCAGTGGTTTACCATTAGTTTTTTCAGAATCCAACAGATCCACTGCATATTGTTTCTCACTTACATTTGTATCAACCTGTCCCAAGGCAGCTGGTACATCATCAACAGAATGTGCTTCAAGAACTGGCATCCCAACTTCAGTCTTGACATGCAATGAATCTTGGTGAAGTATCTCACGCTCCCCAAACCCAACATACACTTCCTCTAGCATAGGTTCAGCTTCTTTATAGCTGAATTCATTATCATGGATAGATTGCACCTCAACAGCCGGAACACCAGAATTAATCTCTCTTGCATTTTGATTTTGCTCTGTGGCAACTTCTTCTGGCAGTGGTCTATCGATAATTGTTTCAGAATCCAATAGATCCGCAGCTTCCACCTTAAAGATCTCTCTGTTATATGAATCAAGACGCTCGCCAAAACTTGTTTCAGAAATCTGAAATGCTGAAGCCTCTTCCATTTCCTCAGAAATAGTTGCCGGCTCCTCGACCCCAGATGCTCTGAATTTCTGCTCATCACCTAGAGCAACTCCAGTACAATCATTTCTGTTTTTTTGTTCTTCAGAAGAGTTCATAATATTGTGCATCATGAGGAAGCTCTCTCCACGAGATTCATGAAAATCTGATTTATAATCTTCAATACCAAAGTCACCAACAGTGTCCAATTCATGTAGCAATTCTTCGTCTATCTCCTCAATATAATCTAGATCCTCAACGTTGTCTTCCATATTACCAGTAGTAGAATCTGCTTCAATCCGAAATGTGTCGTGCTCTAAGACATGAATTGTCTCATCACATCCAACTCTATCAAGGATGTCCTCATCTAAATCTGCTCCAGGTGCTTCAAGTTCTATAGCCTCAGGTAGGATGGATGAAGATTCAAAAGTTTTAGGAGGGTCGATATCCTGATGAATTTTATCAAGTTCTTGGAAGTCCAAATCTATCAAGTTGGTCGACTCCTGATTAGAAATAAATGGTCTTAGTTTATCTTATTACAAAGCTTAACAAAATCTTTGTGCTTATAATACTGAAGAGTTGCACAGTAACCTTTTAAGTAACATTAACACATCTTGCAAGTATTAAAATGAATAACAACAAATGAAAACCTTGCTTTAAAGATACAAAATATGTGAAGATGCCAGAGTTATAGATAGATAAAACTTAATCAGTACTATTAGTGCTCTTACATGCCACAACTAACAAGAAGCTAAAGAAAGCTGAACTTTCAGTTTGCATTTTACACTCAATTACTTAACACTTCTAAACAAACTATTTATGCAACATAAGAAGTTGAAGCTTGTTTACCAAGAAACTGAAATAAAGCATGGCATATACAAATAGGCAAGTTTAAACATGCATCAAattacttagcaaaaaaaaaaacaaaaaaaaacatgcatCAACTTTCGCAGTTTACTCGTAAGTTTGTCCCAGTATAAAGTAGCAATAAATTGCTGACAAGATAAACAACTCTTAACAAAGTATTTCACCTCACTCTTATATACTAGTATCAATATACTCTTGATCCATCTATTACCAAATTAAATATGTATAAGAACTAGATGATGATTAATAACATACCTAAGTCTGAAAACAAGCCGAGTGAGTTACTATATATCTAAAACAAACACTAGATAGCTAACCAGCATATGAGCATATCACATATAGGATTTCTGGCCAGAAACATAATGTCTACGATTCAAGATATTGTGCAAATGCAATGCCAATATTGCAGAAAAATTGTTGTTGACATTAGAATAGTTTGTTTTAATAACAAGTAAGTCACACATATTTGAGGCAAATTATCAGCATGTAATGAAACAGAAATTAACTACTTACTTGTAGTCCTTTAGTATTCCTTGGGAATTGTTCATTTTCAGATTGATCCGTCAAAGGCAAACCTCTCTCAAACTGTGACATGTGCTCTTCTGAAGGAGGTTGATGCTGTGCAAGAACCAACTTCTCATCTACTTCATCAACAGGAGTTTCGACAACGTCTTGATTATTGACTTCATATTCTTTCTGGGTAAATGAGATCATTCTCGGAACAAAACTTGGTGGTGAACTGGTCACAGCCTTTTCCGTGAGCAAATTAGATTCTACAGAGGAAGAAGAGACTTTCTCATCTAACGCTCTAGGGGTTGAATCATAAACCGGCTCCTTCTTTTGAGCATCATCCACCAATTTTCTGGTGATTTCAGTATCTGATTTTTCCATTGACGATTGATGTAAAATGGTAAAATTCTCATTGGAGTTGCCTCCCAATGGTTCTGAAATTGACAATAGTTCATCTTCATTCCCTGCATATATCTCTTCATTTACTTCCGAAACTGATGACAAACTCTGAGTAGATTCTACTGCTTCTGTATTCAGATGAACTTCATTTGTGTTGGGTTCTACAGAAGTAGCTGCAGTAGTTGTAGCAAAAAAGCTTGACACCTCCCGATAATCTTCCGCATCTAACAAGTGGACTTTGTATTCATCGTTTACGTCAACTCTCTCCTCTTGATCTATATCATTTGAGTCTTCATCTTCAGACGAATCACTTCCATGTCCAACATGTTCAGAAGGGTGCTCAGGGATGGAACCAAGTTCCGGTTCTGCAATAGAATTCAACTCCGTTTCATTCACTAAATCTTCTTCAATGGGCTTTTCATGTTCTAAATCTCTCTCAATTGGCTTCTCATGTTCCAAATCTTCTTCAATGGTCTTCTTATCTTCCAAATCTTCATCAGAAGTAATTGACTCTGTTTCAGGCAC
This genomic window contains:
- the LOC108227351 gene encoding uncharacterized protein LOC108227351, which gives rise to MDGVQVKKGVIFSVRTCYRSVCKHPFFVGMVIVLFFMHRSFPLLFSFLVSASPVLVSTAVLLGTLLSFGQPNIPEIEKEEVNHEIASLRTGGGWDHSVVERDGSYRVERYSESRSDMDKLVEEVRSTGNDFSDVGNHDGLAESAPLIEESSREFQFEKWENHGESDSHDVVFGHKNERREGDGEVLTNLYTPVQQTVDEFENANLFEAYVGAETLDRTSPLGSPRKHEDEEHEEDDDDYDDDDESDSESDGAESSSPDASMADIIPLLDELHPLLDENAPQLTRMSLEGSDGTSESSSESSSSEDNELDGNIENHEDDLENVDDEEEQEGHADNIDEDKSAIRWTEVDQKNLMDLGTSELERNKRLESLIARRRLRKSMKMMTERNLIDFDSADLPFSIAHISTARRNPFDLPYDDDMGLPPIPGSAPSIMSQRRNPFDLPYDSSEEKPDLMGDDFQQDVMTLQSKEPIFRRNETFNVGPSLFGTSRHESKFKPYFIPERMTSEGTSYGSFHRQSSDLSESKASSVPETESITSDEDLEDKKTIEEDLEHEKPIERDLEHEKPIEEDLVNETELNSIAEPELGSIPEHPSEHVGHGSDSSEDEDSNDIDQEERVDVNDEYKVHLLDAEDYREVSSFFATTTAATSVEPNTNEVHLNTEAVESTQSLSSVSEVNEEIYAGNEDELLSISEPLGGNSNENFTILHQSSMEKSDTEITRKLVDDAQKKEPVYDSTPRALDEKVSSSSVESNLLTEKAVTSSPPSFVPRMISFTQKEYEVNNQDVVETPVDEVDEKLVLAQHQPPSEEHMSQFERGLPLTDQSENEQFPRNTKGLQESTNLIDLDFQELDKIHQDIDPPKTFESSSILPEAIELEAPGADLDEDILDRVGCDETIHVLEHDTFRIEADSTTGNMEDNVEDLDYIEEIDEELLHELDTVGDFGIEDYKSDFHESRGESFLMMHNIMNSSEEQKNRNDCTGVALGDEQKFRASGVEEPATISEEMEEASAFQISETSFGERLDSYNREIFKVEAADLLDSETIIDRPLPEEVATEQNQNAREINSGVPAVEVQSIHDNEFSYKEAEPMLEEVYVGFGEREILHQDSLHVKTEVGMPVLEAHSVDDVPAALGQVDTNVSEKQYAVDLLDSEKTNGKPLPEETATELADANIMQNPNAGETNSGIWGVGMQEIHDNECSYEAAEPVSEKMYVGLGESEVGMPVLEARSIDDIQSVLGQLDANVCEEHAVDLSNLEKTKDKPLPAETASELANSNILQNPNEGEIDTGIQSFEVQEIHDSEYSYKTAEAMSEKLYVGSGESDMLPQDPLHVKSEVGMPVYETLSLDGIRSASAQVDAKGSEEQYALDLVHTELSPCKSLDGYSQHEMINEGSVLPESKFNPTLPESNLINDVKSSLELQQDSLNAETELVMPVLEPRSFNNIESDIDQVIGTDNEKQYALSLLNAKLSLEETVGEYSRLEMLHEGLVPHESESDITVTKSKLVQDSQSAVAQQLGESVDRLIPRGSDGDDLDSAESHDPVETVFGVHVDEARSNDDFDAATVHVSPANAEKLPIADSEIETADLMVDELHSSNSLESRREVSGVVETSSETAEKLFQEAETTKDLKESTVEHKKTKSHKSSSSSSSSSGSSSSSSDEE